DNA from Streptomyces sp. Edi4:
GGGGTCACATTGAGCGCTGGGGCCGCGGGAGGTCTGGGGGGACTTCATGGCGTACGACGCGGTCGAAAGACCGGTGCGCGACCGGCCGGCACGCGACCGGCCGGGCCGTGCGCGACCGGTCGCGCCGTCCTGCCGACGCCGCTCGTATGTGGCGCCGGGGCACTGGCCCGTCGCGCCCGGACCATGCCCGGTGCCCGCCGTGCGGGCCGCCCTTCGCCTGCCCGGGCACCGGGAACGCGAGGACACCCCGGTGCCGCCGCGCCCAGACGAGCGGCCCCGCGCCCTGCGGGTGGCGCCCGGCCCCGCCCCCTTCTGCTCCTGTGCCCGGACCGATCCCCCCGCCCACCGCGCGGGCCCGCAGGGCGCCGAACCCGCCTGCTCCGAAAGGGCGTTGGACGCATCCGGCGGCCACCGCGCGGGCCCGCAGCGCGCTGAACCCGCCTGCCCCGGACCGGCGTTGGGCATACCAGACGCCCACCGCACGGGCCCGCACAGCGCCGAACCCGCCTGCTCCGAAAGGGCGTTGGTCGCATCCGGCGGCCACCGCGCGGGCCCGCAGCGCGCTGAACCCGCCTGCCCCGGACCAGCGTTGGCCGCTTCAGGCGCCCACCACGCGGACCTGCGCGCCCCGCTCGGGGCGGACCGCCGCGTGACCCGGGTGGCGGCCGGCCGACGGTTCGCCCGACCCGCCCTGTCCGTCGGCCCGTTGCGGGCCGTGCGCGTCGGGCCCGCGCGGGGCGGCCCCTTCGGTGTCTGACGCGGACGGCGCCGGCACCGGGGGCGACTCGATGTTCCGCAACGCCTACGCCCTGATGCTCTCCACGGCCGTCTCCGCCGCGCTCGGCCTCGGCTTCTGGCTGGTCGCGGCCCGCTACTACAGCGAGGAGGCGGTCGGGCAGGGCTCGGCGGCCATCGCCGCGATGAAGCTGCTCGCCTCGGTCACCGCCGCCACACTGATCGGCGCGGTGGTCCGCTATGTGCCACGGGCCGGGCGCTCGACGGGGCCGCTCGTACGGCGCGCCTACCTGGCAAGCGCCGTCGTGGTGGCGGTGGCCTGCGTCGTCTTCCTGTGCACGCTGCCCCTGTGGGGCCCGTCGTACGCGCCCCTGTCCGGGCCCGCCGCCGGAACGCTCTTCACGGTGGCGACGGTGGCCTGGGCGGTCCTGACCCTCCAGGACGGTGTCCTGACCGGCCTGCGCAAGGCGGTCTGGGTGCCGGTCGGCAACGCCGTGTTCTCGCTCGGCAAACTGCTCCTGCTCGCCGCGTTCTCGGCGCTCCCGCTCGGGGTCTTCGTGTCCTGGACGGCCGCGTCGGCCCTGTCCATCGTGCCGCTCGGCTGGCTGGTCTTCTGCCATCTCATTCCCGCGCAGGCCCGGGCCGACCACGACCGTCCCGTCCCCGAGCCGCGCGAGATCGGCCGCTTTTTGGCCGGGGACTCGATCGGCGCGCTGTTCTCCCTCGCGATGATCAACCTGCTCCCCGTGCTGGTCGCCGTGCGCTTCCCCGCCGACCAGAACGGCTTCTTCTTCATCGCGTACTCCGTCGGCGGGACCATGGAGTTCCTGGCCGTCAACATGGCCTCGTCGCTCACCGCGCACTCCTCGCACAGCCCCGGCAGGCTCGCCGACGGGGTGCGCGGGTCGCTGCGCCGGATGGCGCTGCTGCTCATCCCGGTGGTCCTGTTCCTGCTCGTGGCCGCGCCCCGGATCCTCGGCCCCTTCGGGAGCGACTACGCCGAACACGGCACGCTGGTCCTGCGGTTGCTGTCCCTGGCCGCGATCCCCCGGGTCGCCGTCGAGCTGTACATCGGGGTGCTCCGCGTCCAGGGGCGCACCGGGGTGCTCGCGCTCCTCCAGGGCGCGATGTGCGCCCTGGTCCTCGGCGGCGCCGGGGTGCTGCTCGGCCCGCTCGGCATCTCCGGCGCGGGCTGGGCGCAGCTGTGCGCGATGAGCGTGATCGCCCTGTGCTGCGTGCCGGGCCTGCGGGGCGCGCTCGCGGGTCGCGCCGCCCTCCGCGCGCCGGGCGGACCCAACGCGCGGGAGCTCGGCACCAGTTGGGCCCTCGCGCGGGCCGATACGGATCCGGAGTACGGGACGCGCTGGGCCGAGCCGACCACGTATCCGCGCGCCGGCGTGGACCCGGGCCCGGCCCCGGCGGCCGGTGCGGCCCCGCGCCCGCCGCGCGGCCCCGCCGCCCCCGAGCGCGACGGCGACGGCGACGAGGCGTGGCTGACGACCACCCTGTGGCTGCTGCTCGGCCTCGCGGCGGGACTGTTCTGGGTGCCCCTTTCGCGTGCGGCGGCCCCGGCGGGCGGCGGCCTCGACGGCGCGGGGCTGCTGCGCGCCCTGCCGCCGGTGAGCCTGACCGGCGGGGTGCTGCTCATCGTCGTGTGCAGTGGGGCGGTGTCGCTCTACCGGCCCGCCCCGGGGCTGCTGGTGGCGGGCCTGGGGGTGACGGTCGCGGGCCTGCACACCGCGCCGCTCATCCTCGGCGTACCTCCCGATGCGCTGTCCGGGCCCTGGCACACCCCGTTCGTCCGTTTCCTGTCCGAGACGGCCGGCTTCAGCGCGCCGGAC
Protein-coding regions in this window:
- a CDS encoding oligosaccharide flippase family protein; this translates as MSDADGAGTGGDSMFRNAYALMLSTAVSAALGLGFWLVAARYYSEEAVGQGSAAIAAMKLLASVTAATLIGAVVRYVPRAGRSTGPLVRRAYLASAVVVAVACVVFLCTLPLWGPSYAPLSGPAAGTLFTVATVAWAVLTLQDGVLTGLRKAVWVPVGNAVFSLGKLLLLAAFSALPLGVFVSWTAASALSIVPLGWLVFCHLIPAQARADHDRPVPEPREIGRFLAGDSIGALFSLAMINLLPVLVAVRFPADQNGFFFIAYSVGGTMEFLAVNMASSLTAHSSHSPGRLADGVRGSLRRMALLLIPVVLFLLVAAPRILGPFGSDYAEHGTLVLRLLSLAAIPRVAVELYIGVLRVQGRTGVLALLQGAMCALVLGGAGVLLGPLGISGAGWAQLCAMSVIALCCVPGLRGALAGRAALRAPGGPNARELGTSWALARADTDPEYGTRWAEPTTYPRAGVDPGPAPAAGAAPRPPRGPAAPERDGDGDEAWLTTTLWLLLGLAAGLFWVPLSRAAAPAGGGLDGAGLLRALPPVSLTGGVLLIVVCSGAVSLYRPAPGLLVAGLGVTVAGLHTAPLILGVPPDALSGPWHTPFVRFLSETAGFSAPDGVARWLPLALHPLCLALAAVLLRALGAHWRLTAVLVWLLAITAWAGRHTFAAVALPVFTGLCVATAASVTYARLRRAGRGGRAV